From Lawsonia intracellularis PHE/MN1-00, the proteins below share one genomic window:
- the pta gene encoding phosphate acetyltransferase produces MANKLYITATEKRSGKSAVTLGMMQLLMRHIRSVAFFRPIIANIDPNKKDHDINLILTTFNIAMPYEDTYACSFKEARTLIAEQKSPVLIEKIIQKYKHLEDNYDFILCEGTDYLSNDSAFEFELNIDIAANLNMPLAVIVNGKNKSIEDLISSTVTSSELIFDKGQDIACLFINKTTLAIPELENCKKAISTAIGSQVPIAMFPNNSVLSRPTVSDIKRWMKAEVIYGEECLNNSVEDYIITTMQPNNFLDQLQQGLLIITSADRSDIVLASLASRLSMTYPDIAGIILTGKFELSSHITRLINGWQSVPVPILTVSQNSYQAIMTLSELYGKINVSDTRKIHIALAIFEQHADSNAITQRVIERTSDKVSPKMFEFKLIEQARRHKMRIVLPEGTEDRILKAAEVLSQREVADITLLGDIPTIHKKISDLGLSLHNVQLIQPNQNHALFENYVQTYYELRKHKGITLDDARDWMNDTTYFGTMMVYKNDVDGMVSGATNTTAHTVRPAFEIIKTKPGASIVSSVFLMCMKDRILVFGDCAVNPNPTAEQLADIAISSAQTAHVFGIPVRVAMLSYSTGTSGKGIDVDIVSEATKIAHEKAPHLILDGPIQYDAAIDPDVAKTKAPTSVVAGKATVFIFPDLNTGNNTYKAVQRAAGAIAIGPILQGLKKPVNDLSRGCTVTDIINTVTITAIQAQAEQGLITID; encoded by the coding sequence ATGGCTAATAAGCTCTATATTACTGCTACAGAAAAACGTAGTGGTAAATCTGCAGTAACCCTTGGCATGATGCAGCTACTCATGCGACACATAAGAAGTGTAGCATTTTTCCGTCCAATTATTGCTAATATAGATCCTAATAAAAAAGATCATGATATTAACCTTATCCTTACAACGTTTAATATCGCCATGCCTTATGAGGATACTTATGCATGTTCTTTTAAAGAGGCTAGAACACTTATAGCAGAACAAAAATCTCCTGTTCTAATTGAAAAAATTATACAAAAATACAAACATTTAGAAGATAATTATGACTTTATTCTTTGTGAAGGTACTGATTATCTTAGTAATGATTCCGCATTTGAATTTGAACTTAATATAGATATTGCTGCTAACCTTAATATGCCACTTGCTGTTATTGTTAATGGAAAAAACAAATCTATTGAAGACCTTATTTCTTCTACTGTTACAAGCTCAGAGCTTATTTTTGATAAAGGACAAGATATTGCTTGCCTTTTTATTAATAAAACAACATTAGCCATACCTGAACTAGAGAATTGCAAAAAGGCTATTAGTACTGCAATAGGCTCACAGGTCCCTATTGCTATGTTCCCTAATAATTCTGTCTTAAGTCGACCAACAGTATCTGATATAAAACGTTGGATGAAAGCAGAAGTAATATATGGTGAAGAATGCCTAAATAATTCAGTCGAAGATTATATTATAACAACAATGCAACCCAATAATTTTTTGGACCAGTTACAACAAGGTCTTCTTATTATAACATCTGCAGATAGATCTGATATTGTCCTTGCTAGCTTAGCTTCAAGACTTTCAATGACATATCCTGATATAGCTGGTATTATTCTCACAGGGAAGTTTGAACTTTCCTCACATATTACTCGTCTTATCAATGGATGGCAATCTGTTCCTGTCCCTATTTTAACCGTATCCCAAAATAGCTATCAAGCTATTATGACACTCTCAGAACTTTACGGAAAAATTAATGTTTCAGATACACGAAAGATACATATAGCACTCGCTATTTTTGAACAACATGCAGACAGTAATGCTATTACGCAACGTGTTATTGAAAGAACTTCTGACAAAGTGTCTCCTAAAATGTTCGAATTTAAACTCATTGAACAAGCACGTCGCCATAAAATGCGTATTGTCCTTCCTGAAGGAACAGAAGATCGTATCCTCAAAGCAGCTGAAGTACTTTCACAAAGAGAAGTTGCAGACATAACTCTTTTAGGAGATATCCCTACAATTCATAAAAAAATTTCAGATCTTGGACTGTCTCTGCATAATGTTCAGTTAATTCAACCAAATCAAAACCATGCTCTATTTGAAAATTATGTACAGACATATTATGAATTACGTAAGCACAAAGGAATAACTTTAGATGATGCCCGTGATTGGATGAATGATACCACTTACTTTGGTACTATGATGGTTTATAAAAATGATGTTGATGGTATGGTTTCAGGAGCTACTAATACAACAGCTCATACTGTTCGTCCTGCGTTTGAAATTATCAAGACTAAACCTGGTGCATCTATTGTTTCAAGTGTCTTTCTTATGTGTATGAAAGACCGTATCCTTGTTTTTGGAGACTGTGCTGTAAATCCCAATCCTACTGCAGAACAACTTGCAGACATAGCTATTAGTTCTGCACAAACAGCACACGTCTTTGGTATTCCTGTCAGAGTAGCAATGCTCTCTTATTCAACTGGAACATCTGGTAAAGGTATAGATGTAGATATTGTTTCTGAAGCTACAAAAATAGCACATGAAAAAGCACCTCATCTTATATTAGATGGTCCTATTCAGTATGATGCTGCCATTGATCCTGATGTTGCTAAGACAAAAGCACCAACTAGTGTGGTTGCTGGTAAGGCAACAGTATTCATTTTCCCTGATTTAAATACAGGAAATAATACATATAAAGCCGTACAACGAGCTGCTGGAGCAATTGCTATTGGACCAATTCTCCAAGGTCTAAAAAAACCTGTAAATGATCTTTCTCGTGGGTGCACTGTTACAGATATTATTAATACAGTTACAATTACAGCTATTCAGGCACAAGCAGAACAAGGGTTAATAACAATAGACTAA
- a CDS encoding MBL fold metallo-hydrolase RNA specificity domain-containing protein, whose protein sequence is MKITFLGAAKTVTGSCYLIEACGIMFTVDCGMFQGNSIIEKRNFEIQHYHAKELQFILLTHAHIDHSGLLPKIVKEGFHGRIYCTAPTKDLATLMLEDSAHINEMEAQWKNKKYARHGKIEKEVLPLYTVEEAQNVSPLFTPVSYNTMFEPHPGIQVTYHDAGHILGAAFLELVIKEEGKEVRLVFSGDLGRTDSLLMHEPMTPPQADFLFIESTYGDRNHKIDQATFDELVDAIHYSWTHNSKTIIPAFAVGRTQEILYCLYLLKQQNRIPDIPIFLDSPLAIQTTKIFETYNSYLKFNDHPSFKTILDGLSVKYTPSVKESKEINELKGSAIIISASGMCNAGRIKHHLFNNAWKTGVSIVFVGYQAVGTLGRKIVDGAKTVRIFGEDVAIKAKVYTLGGFSAHAGQQQLLDWIGRMYQPQMEVLLVHGEEKAQEVFSKLIQQKYGLTVYIPSYLEQLELTAESQKVIVSESKNIQPVEWSKLTDTIKNNFNNINLKLKNIAQKPWETQICMYDRLVELNQEIESFLNYNK, encoded by the coding sequence ATGAAAATTACATTTTTGGGTGCAGCAAAAACAGTTACTGGTTCATGCTATCTTATTGAAGCATGTGGGATAATGTTTACTGTTGATTGTGGAATGTTTCAAGGAAATTCAATTATTGAAAAACGTAATTTTGAAATACAACACTACCATGCAAAAGAATTACAATTTATTTTATTAACACATGCACATATTGATCATTCAGGCCTTTTACCTAAAATTGTAAAAGAAGGTTTTCATGGACGGATCTACTGTACAGCTCCAACCAAAGATCTTGCTACTTTGATGCTTGAAGATAGTGCACATATTAATGAAATGGAAGCACAATGGAAGAATAAAAAGTATGCACGACATGGTAAGATAGAAAAAGAGGTATTACCACTTTATACAGTTGAGGAAGCACAAAATGTTTCTCCATTATTTACTCCTGTATCATACAATACCATGTTTGAACCACATCCAGGTATTCAAGTAACATATCATGATGCAGGACATATTTTAGGTGCAGCATTTCTTGAGCTTGTCATTAAAGAAGAAGGTAAAGAAGTACGTTTAGTTTTTTCGGGTGATCTTGGTCGGACAGATAGTTTATTAATGCATGAACCTATGACCCCTCCACAGGCTGATTTTCTCTTTATTGAGAGTACATATGGAGATCGTAATCATAAAATTGATCAAGCAACTTTTGATGAGTTAGTTGATGCTATTCATTATAGTTGGACACATAATAGTAAAACTATTATTCCTGCATTTGCTGTAGGTAGAACACAGGAAATTTTATATTGTCTTTATTTATTAAAACAACAGAATCGTATTCCTGATATTCCTATTTTTTTAGATAGTCCATTAGCAATTCAAACAACAAAAATATTTGAAACATATAATAGCTATCTAAAATTTAATGATCATCCATCATTTAAAACCATATTAGATGGTCTCTCTGTAAAATATACACCAAGTGTTAAAGAATCTAAAGAAATAAATGAGTTAAAAGGATCTGCTATTATAATTTCTGCAAGTGGAATGTGTAATGCAGGGCGTATTAAACATCATTTATTTAATAATGCTTGGAAAACAGGTGTAAGTATAGTTTTTGTTGGTTACCAAGCTGTTGGAACCTTGGGAAGAAAAATTGTAGATGGAGCAAAAACTGTTCGTATTTTTGGTGAAGATGTAGCTATAAAAGCCAAAGTTTATACACTTGGTGGATTTTCAGCACATGCAGGACAACAACAATTACTTGATTGGATTGGGAGAATGTATCAACCACAAATGGAAGTTCTCCTTGTACATGGGGAAGAAAAGGCTCAAGAAGTATTTTCAAAGCTTATACAACAAAAGTATGGGCTAACTGTGTACATTCCTAGTTATTTAGAACAGTTAGAGCTTACAGCAGAAAGCCAAAAAGTTATTGTTAGTGAATCTAAAAACATACAACCAGTTGAATGGAGTAAGCTTACTGATACTATAAAAAATAATTTTAATAATATTAATTTAAAGCTTAAGAATATTGCTCAAAAGCCATGGGAAACACAAATTTGTATGTACGATCGGCTAGTCGAGCTTAATCAGGAAATAGAGTCTTTTTTAAATTATAACAAGTAG
- the nifJ gene encoding pyruvate:ferredoxin (flavodoxin) oxidoreductase, protein MAAKMKTMDGNAATTHIAYALSEVACVFPITPSSVMGETTDNWSAANKKNLMGQRVLVQELQSEAGAAGAVHGSLVAGALTCTFTSSQGLLLMIPNMYKIAGELLPAVFHVAARAIAAHALSIFGDQQDVMAVRQTGFSLLCSSSVQECMDLALVAHLSAIESRVPFCHFFDGFRTSHEVQKINVIEYEEIQKIVNWEKIHIFRKNAMNPEHPYQRGTAQNPDIYFQNRERSNPFYNAVPGIVIDSMQKVFSITGRQYQLFDYVGHPEADRIIIAMGSACEAITEVINTLNNQGQRLGLIKVRLYRPFSVEHLLRAIPPTVESITVLDRTKEPGALGDPLYLDVCTAFMETRDVKHPHIISGRYGLGSKDFTPAMIKAVYDNMLPNNRKNHFVVGIKDDVTHTSLDISDNFDTVPPGTIQCKFFGFGSDGTVGANKQAVKIIGDNTDKYVQAYFAYDSKKSGGFTASHLRFGDHPIRSTYLVTQADYIACHHPAYVIQYDVLEGIKEGGIFVLNSSWNTIEDLERELPPPMKRTIARKKLRFYNIDAVKIASEVGLGGRINMIMQTAFFKLANIIPFEKAIELLKQSIQETYKSKGEDVVKINYTAVDNTVSALNEIQVPSTWADASTEFVIPRYKNVPEYIKTFVEPILTEKGDMLPVSSFTPDGIVPLGTAAYEKRAIAIDIPEWIADNCIQCFQCSYVCPHACIRPVLATEEELIGAPETFVTKDAIGKELKGLKMRIQVYPEDCVGCGSCADVCPSKPKSLIMMPLETQRQEQVINLDFAQKHISLKDNLMPRDTLKGSQLQQPLLEFSGACAGCGETPYVKLLTQMFGERMFIANATGCSTIWGGSAPTAPYCTNKDGHGPTWGNSLFEDGAEYGLGISLAIQQRRAKLAELIKEALTIEGISTELTNALNGWLEHQEDVDLSKKFGQDITTILSNTPTNPIFAQILEREDLFTKKSFWIIGGDGWAYDIGFGGLDHVIASGNDINILVLDTEVYSNTGGQSSKSTPLSAVAKFAASGKRTTKKDLGRMAMTYGYVYVASVSMGANKQQLLKAFKEAEAYKGPSIIIAYAPCIEQGIRKGMGKSMEESKLAVDCGYWPLYRFNPELAKQGKQPLILDSKAPDGNLRTFLAGENRYAQLEKNDPETANKLHEELNKEYNDRYRLLKQLSELTVTASEDPLLQR, encoded by the coding sequence ATGGCTGCTAAGATGAAAACCATGGATGGTAATGCTGCAACAACACATATTGCTTATGCATTAAGTGAAGTGGCATGTGTTTTTCCAATTACCCCATCATCTGTAATGGGAGAAACTACTGACAACTGGTCAGCAGCTAATAAAAAAAATCTTATGGGACAAAGAGTTCTTGTACAAGAACTCCAATCTGAGGCAGGAGCTGCTGGTGCTGTTCATGGCTCACTGGTAGCAGGAGCACTAACTTGTACATTTACTTCATCTCAGGGTTTACTCCTTATGATACCTAATATGTACAAAATAGCTGGAGAACTTCTTCCTGCTGTCTTCCATGTTGCTGCTCGTGCTATTGCCGCACATGCACTTTCCATCTTTGGTGATCAGCAGGATGTTATGGCTGTACGCCAAACAGGCTTCTCACTCCTTTGTTCAAGTTCTGTACAAGAGTGTATGGATCTGGCTTTAGTAGCACACTTATCTGCTATTGAGTCACGTGTTCCATTTTGCCATTTTTTTGACGGATTTAGAACATCTCATGAAGTCCAAAAAATTAATGTTATTGAATATGAAGAGATCCAAAAAATTGTAAATTGGGAAAAAATACACATATTCCGTAAAAACGCAATGAATCCTGAACATCCATATCAACGTGGAACAGCCCAAAACCCTGACATCTACTTTCAAAATAGGGAACGTTCTAACCCCTTTTATAATGCTGTTCCTGGGATTGTTATTGATTCTATGCAAAAAGTATTTTCCATCACAGGAAGACAGTACCAACTCTTTGATTATGTTGGTCATCCAGAAGCTGACAGAATCATCATTGCTATGGGATCTGCCTGTGAAGCTATTACAGAAGTAATTAATACTCTAAATAACCAAGGACAACGATTAGGACTTATTAAAGTTCGTCTTTATAGACCATTTTCAGTAGAACATCTACTTCGTGCTATTCCACCAACGGTTGAGTCAATAACGGTCCTTGATCGAACCAAAGAACCTGGAGCTCTTGGTGACCCCCTATATTTAGACGTTTGTACTGCGTTCATGGAAACAAGAGATGTAAAACATCCTCATATTATTTCTGGTAGATATGGTTTAGGCTCAAAAGACTTCACTCCAGCTATGATTAAAGCTGTTTATGATAATATGTTACCCAACAATCGTAAAAATCATTTTGTTGTTGGAATTAAAGATGATGTCACTCATACAAGTCTTGATATCAGTGATAACTTTGATACTGTCCCACCAGGAACTATCCAGTGTAAATTTTTTGGTTTTGGTTCAGATGGAACAGTTGGAGCTAATAAACAAGCTGTAAAAATTATTGGTGACAATACAGATAAATATGTTCAAGCATACTTTGCCTATGATTCTAAAAAGTCAGGTGGATTTACTGCATCCCACCTTCGATTTGGGGATCACCCTATTCGTTCAACCTATCTTGTTACCCAAGCTGACTATATTGCTTGTCATCATCCTGCCTATGTCATACAATATGATGTACTTGAAGGTATCAAAGAAGGTGGTATTTTTGTTTTAAACTCTAGTTGGAACACCATAGAAGATTTAGAACGCGAACTTCCTCCACCAATGAAACGAACTATTGCTCGAAAAAAACTTAGATTTTATAATATTGATGCTGTTAAAATCGCTTCTGAAGTTGGTTTGGGTGGTCGTATTAATATGATCATGCAAACTGCATTTTTCAAACTTGCTAATATTATTCCATTTGAAAAAGCAATAGAACTTCTCAAACAATCTATTCAAGAGACATATAAAAGTAAGGGAGAAGATGTTGTAAAAATAAACTATACAGCTGTTGATAATACTGTTTCTGCCCTGAATGAAATTCAAGTTCCTTCTACTTGGGCTGATGCATCAACTGAATTTGTTATACCTAGATATAAGAATGTACCAGAATATATTAAAACCTTTGTTGAACCTATTCTTACTGAAAAAGGGGATATGCTTCCTGTTTCAAGCTTTACCCCAGACGGAATAGTACCACTTGGAACAGCAGCCTATGAAAAACGTGCTATTGCAATTGATATCCCAGAGTGGATTGCTGATAATTGTATTCAGTGTTTTCAATGTTCTTATGTATGTCCTCATGCTTGCATTCGTCCTGTTCTAGCCACAGAAGAAGAGTTAATTGGGGCTCCTGAAACCTTTGTTACAAAAGATGCTATTGGTAAGGAGCTTAAAGGACTCAAAATGCGTATTCAAGTCTATCCTGAAGATTGTGTTGGATGCGGCTCTTGTGCTGATGTATGCCCATCAAAACCAAAATCACTTATTATGATGCCATTAGAAACACAACGACAGGAACAAGTTATTAATCTTGATTTTGCCCAAAAACATATTTCTCTTAAAGATAATCTGATGCCAAGAGATACACTAAAAGGCTCTCAACTCCAACAACCACTTCTTGAATTTTCTGGTGCATGTGCTGGTTGTGGAGAAACACCATATGTGAAATTGTTAACACAAATGTTTGGTGAACGTATGTTCATTGCTAATGCCACAGGTTGTTCAACAATATGGGGTGGGTCTGCTCCTACTGCTCCATACTGTACTAACAAAGATGGACATGGACCAACATGGGGTAATTCTTTATTTGAAGATGGAGCCGAGTATGGACTTGGAATATCTTTAGCTATTCAACAACGTCGTGCTAAGCTTGCAGAGCTTATAAAAGAAGCATTAACAATTGAAGGTATTTCTACAGAACTCACTAATGCTTTGAATGGATGGTTAGAACATCAAGAAGATGTAGATCTTTCTAAAAAATTTGGGCAAGATATTACCACAATTCTTTCAAATACACCTACAAATCCTATTTTTGCACAAATCTTAGAAAGAGAAGATTTATTTACTAAAAAATCTTTTTGGATAATTGGTGGCGATGGTTGGGCATATGATATTGGCTTTGGAGGCCTTGATCATGTTATTGCATCTGGTAATGACATAAATATCTTAGTCCTTGATACAGAAGTATATTCCAATACTGGTGGACAATCTTCAAAATCAACACCCCTTAGTGCTGTTGCAAAATTTGCAGCTTCTGGGAAAAGAACTACCAAAAAAGATCTTGGTCGTATGGCTATGACGTATGGCTATGTTTATGTAGCATCTGTTTCTATGGGGGCAAATAAACAACAATTACTTAAAGCTTTTAAAGAGGCTGAAGCATATAAAGGTCCCTCTATTATTATTGCTTATGCACCTTGTATTGAACAAGGCATTCGTAAAGGTATGGGTAAATCTATGGAAGAATCAAAACTTGCTGTAGACTGTGGATATTGGCCTTTATATAGATTTAATCCAGAATTAGCAAAACAAGGAAAACAACCACTTATTTTAGATTCAAAAGCTCCAGATGGTAATTTACGTACATTCCTTGCTGGAGAAAATCGGTATGCACAACTTGAAAAAAATGATCCAGAAACAGCAAACAAACTTCATGAAGAACTTAATAAAGAATATAATGATCGCTATCGCCTATTAAAACAATTGTCAGAACTTACAGTTACAGCATCAGAAGACCCATTGTTACAAAGATAA
- the coaD gene encoding pantetheine-phosphate adenylyltransferase, with protein MEDTKIRLAIYPGTFDPLTNGHISIIHRAKHLFDKIIIAVAQDSGKKPLFSIEERVSMINTTFFSDHMVDVENFSGLLVDYVEKKNAKTILRGLRAVSDFEYEFQTSLMNRKLCPEIETIFLISDYKWLYISSTVVKTVASLGGDVTDFVPENVLICLKTKYCQSKSNLVIT; from the coding sequence ATGGAAGACACAAAAATACGTTTAGCTATTTACCCTGGGACATTTGATCCACTTACTAATGGTCATATAAGTATTATTCATAGAGCTAAACATTTATTTGATAAGATTATTATAGCAGTAGCACAAGACTCAGGCAAAAAGCCTTTGTTTTCTATTGAAGAACGAGTATCTATGATTAATACAACTTTTTTTTCTGATCATATGGTAGATGTAGAAAATTTTTCTGGTCTACTTGTAGATTATGTTGAAAAAAAAAATGCTAAAACTATTTTACGTGGCTTAAGAGCTGTGTCTGATTTTGAATATGAATTTCAAACATCATTGATGAACCGTAAACTTTGTCCAGAGATAGAAACAATATTCCTTATTTCAGACTACAAATGGCTTTATATTAGTTCAACTGTAGTTAAGACAGTTGCAAGCCTTGGTGGTGATGTAACAGATTTTGTTCCAGAAAATGTGTTAATATGTTTGAAAACAAAATACTGTCAATCCAAGTCAAATTTAGTAATAACCTAA
- the rsmD gene encoding 16S rRNA (guanine(966)-N(2))-methyltransferase RsmD translates to MRIMTGSLRGRILKTIEGDGYRPATGKVREALFSMLTSRGIVWDQTYILDLFAGSGSLGFEAISRGAAEVCFIENNPKAVQCLYKNIEKLRLFEQVSVVEQDVIQFLNQDSLFKLYQLVFIDPPYGGNRLETTISCVVEKGWIAPEGYIIAEVETTLRINFFQLHPQLELLSNRSYGQTRLLIWKTQKYV, encoded by the coding sequence ATGCGAATTATGACGGGTTCTCTTAGAGGAAGGATATTGAAGACAATTGAAGGAGATGGTTATAGACCAGCAACAGGTAAAGTTCGAGAAGCATTATTTTCTATGCTTACATCAAGAGGTATTGTTTGGGATCAAACATATATTCTTGATCTGTTTGCAGGTAGTGGAAGTTTGGGCTTTGAGGCTATTAGTCGTGGTGCTGCAGAAGTATGTTTTATAGAAAATAATCCTAAGGCAGTGCAATGCTTATATAAAAACATAGAGAAACTCAGACTATTTGAGCAAGTAAGTGTCGTTGAACAGGATGTAATCCAATTTCTAAATCAAGACTCACTATTTAAGCTATATCAGCTTGTATTTATTGATCCACCTTATGGTGGGAATAGGCTAGAAACAACTATAAGTTGTGTTGTGGAAAAAGGATGGATTGCTCCAGAGGGTTATATTATTGCAGAAGTAGAAACCACATTACGTATTAATTTTTTTCAGTTACATCCACAGCTTGAGCTATTATCAAATAGATCCTACGGTCAAACAAGGTTACTTATATGGAAGACACAAAAATACGTTTAG
- a CDS encoding acetate kinase: MKVLVINTGSSSFKYQLIDMPMEQVLVSGLVERIGEEVGQMVHKIYPNTSQEKKYTTTQPFSTHVEGMQAVVAELINPKHGILHSVKEIYAIGHRVVMGGETMKHPALINQHVKNIIRECAIFSPLHNLSHLAGIETAEELFPGIPNVAVFDSEFHQTMPKVAYLYPLPYDIYDDYKIRRYGFHGTSHRYVAQQTANFLNRPIKELNFITCHLGNGCSMTAIKNGKSIDTSMGLTPLDGLMMGTRCGDIDPAIVPFLIEKTEKSAKDVDELMNKQSGLKGICGMNDMRDIHEACAQGNAKAQLALDMFIYRIKKYLGAYYAILGHLDGIIFTAGIGENDTIVREKVCSGLENLGIFLDSSRNNTHSSTLRLISTDNSPIPIFVVPTNEELEIAKLTIQLVSNTQ, from the coding sequence ATGAAAGTTCTTGTTATTAATACAGGAAGCTCCTCGTTCAAGTATCAACTTATTGATATGCCTATGGAACAAGTGCTTGTTTCAGGTTTAGTAGAACGTATTGGAGAAGAAGTAGGACAAATGGTTCATAAGATATACCCTAATACTTCTCAGGAAAAAAAGTATACTACAACCCAGCCTTTTTCTACTCATGTTGAAGGAATGCAGGCTGTAGTTGCTGAACTTATCAATCCAAAACATGGAATTCTCCATTCAGTAAAAGAAATATATGCTATTGGACATCGTGTAGTGATGGGTGGAGAGACAATGAAACACCCTGCTCTTATTAATCAACATGTAAAAAATATTATTCGTGAATGTGCCATCTTTTCACCTCTCCACAACCTTTCTCATCTTGCAGGAATTGAAACTGCTGAAGAACTTTTTCCAGGTATTCCTAATGTTGCTGTTTTTGATTCAGAATTTCATCAAACAATGCCAAAAGTAGCTTATCTTTACCCCCTGCCATATGATATTTATGACGACTACAAAATACGTCGGTATGGTTTCCATGGCACATCTCATAGATATGTTGCACAACAAACAGCAAATTTTCTTAACAGACCTATAAAAGAGCTAAACTTTATAACTTGTCATTTAGGTAATGGATGTTCTATGACAGCAATCAAAAATGGAAAAAGTATTGATACCAGTATGGGATTAACTCCTCTTGACGGACTAATGATGGGTACACGTTGTGGGGATATTGATCCAGCTATTGTTCCATTCCTTATAGAAAAAACAGAAAAATCAGCAAAAGACGTTGATGAATTAATGAATAAACAATCAGGTCTCAAAGGCATTTGTGGAATGAACGACATGAGAGATATACATGAAGCTTGTGCACAAGGTAATGCAAAAGCACAACTTGCACTTGATATGTTTATCTATCGAATAAAAAAATACCTTGGAGCTTATTATGCCATCCTAGGGCATCTTGATGGTATCATTTTTACTGCAGGTATTGGTGAGAATGATACTATTGTACGTGAAAAGGTTTGTAGTGGATTAGAAAATTTAGGAATTTTTCTTGATAGCTCACGAAATAATACACATAGTTCCACGCTACGATTAATTAGTACAGATAATAGTCCAATACCTATCTTTGTTGTTCCTACCAATGAAGAATTAGAAATAGCAAAATTAACAATACAACTGGTTAGTAATACACAATAA
- the miaA gene encoding tRNA (adenosine(37)-N6)-dimethylallyltransferase MiaA → MNYRKVICIVGPTGVGKSEIAFHLAKRYDGIIINADSRQLYKGVPIITAQPTFEERSLIPHKLYACLDLHEKISAGRWATLAAEQLDSVCHTKIPLLVGGTGLYLRALFDGIVTIPPISTELSLTMEKQAEEKGISFLYNMLKVHDPLYANSIHPNDRQRVLRALTVFYETGKTFTWWHQQVTEAYPATVLRIGIKIPLIELAPLLEKRIDKMFVQGAIKEVITTYKRYFNKDVQNWSGIGYMELLGAIKGEYTFNEAKERWLKNTRSYAKRQLTWFNADKRIIWFCPDQLEDIQKCVENWLS, encoded by the coding sequence ATGAACTATCGTAAAGTTATTTGTATTGTTGGTCCTACAGGTGTAGGTAAATCAGAAATAGCCTTTCATTTAGCTAAAAGATATGATGGAATCATTATTAATGCTGATTCAAGACAACTATACAAAGGTGTTCCTATCATTACAGCTCAACCAACTTTTGAAGAACGTTCTTTAATTCCTCATAAACTTTATGCTTGTTTAGACTTACATGAGAAAATCTCTGCAGGAAGATGGGCAACATTAGCTGCAGAGCAACTTGATTCAGTATGTCATACCAAAATACCATTATTAGTCGGTGGAACAGGGTTATACTTACGTGCTTTGTTTGATGGGATTGTTACTATACCACCAATTTCTACTGAACTTAGCTTAACTATGGAAAAACAGGCTGAAGAAAAAGGAATTAGTTTTTTATACAATATGCTTAAAGTGCATGATCCTTTGTATGCTAATTCTATTCACCCAAATGATCGACAAAGAGTTCTTCGTGCTCTCACTGTCTTTTATGAAACTGGAAAAACTTTTACATGGTGGCATCAGCAGGTAACTGAAGCATATCCTGCAACTGTTCTTAGAATAGGTATTAAAATTCCATTAATTGAATTAGCACCATTGCTAGAAAAACGTATAGATAAAATGTTCGTTCAAGGAGCAATAAAAGAGGTTATAACTACTTATAAGCGTTACTTTAATAAAGATGTTCAAAACTGGTCAGGTATAGGGTATATGGAACTTTTAGGTGCTATAAAAGGTGAATATACATTTAATGAAGCTAAAGAGCGTTGGTTAAAAAATACACGTAGTTATGCAAAGCGACAACTAACATGGTTTAATGCAGATAAGCGTATTATCTGGTTTTGTCCTGATCAGCTTGAAGATATACAGAAATGTGTTGAAAACTGGTTAAGTTAA